One region of Epilithonimonas zeae genomic DNA includes:
- a CDS encoding DUF2339 domain-containing protein — translation MEVFLLLVVILFVIIIHNKVNSNHQATQDSIRKLQEKIDSLKSGIQIPPVKQEAPETPIIKEQIQPEEITPIPVEVPPIIEEEIIEEKQPENIENTIPQVEDELSKVEQKVAFSSEDTIKEVVPPKKSWLETFRENNPDIEKFIGENLINKIGILILVLGISFFVKYAIDKDWINEPARVGIGILAGALVMGVAHRLRKNYAAFSSVFVAGAISIFYLTIGIAFHDYHLFSQTVAFIIMVVITIFSVFVSVSYNRKELAVLSLIGGFAVPFMVSTGEGNYKVLFTYIAILNVGMLLIAYFKKWNLVTLLAFIFSCLLYSAWFGKGFYDDKLPYLGALFFATIFYIIFSVATVINNLRNKGSFTKLEYFIMLANTFFYFGMGISIIENWKPEFKGLFTVVLALYNLVYAIFLYRKFGLDKNAIYLLLGLTLTFVTLAIPIQFSGNYITLFWAGEAVLLFWLSQKSKIATFKLGAIIVQILMFGSLIMDWEKYYSGNLMELKPFLNRMFITGVVSLASLIFTYILLRKEKEKTDIFGFEFHPSSYRNIILGVGILVGYFTGMLEISYQSNEYISNYYSALSYSVLYHFLFSVGLIYFVLKLKDKGWNSFTIVLASVNIIIYIAYFYKLTYNEMTENFVLNLSSKSAYFIHYILLICLAYFGFVLIKFRNESFFSKLLNHKSALWIFAFCIVYVLSNEVMIHGLMFTKDIISPTELAKYPFNKTGYSYEKEMFIDDKFEAIKLQIIKIGYPILWGVLSFVFLIIGIKKQNQPLRIIALALLGITIIKLFIYDIKNVSETGKIIAFILLGVLILIISFVYQKIKRLVVDETKIPSDKIENLKDQTETKNPNDEEIN, via the coding sequence ATGGAAGTATTTTTATTACTGGTCGTTATTCTTTTTGTGATCATTATTCACAACAAAGTCAATTCTAACCATCAAGCCACTCAGGATTCAATCAGAAAACTTCAGGAGAAGATCGATTCTTTGAAATCAGGAATTCAAATTCCACCTGTAAAACAGGAAGCACCAGAGACTCCAATTATCAAGGAACAAATCCAACCGGAAGAAATAACACCAATTCCTGTTGAAGTTCCTCCGATAATCGAAGAAGAAATCATCGAAGAAAAACAGCCGGAAAATATTGAAAATACAATTCCACAAGTTGAAGATGAACTTTCAAAAGTGGAACAAAAAGTGGCTTTCTCATCAGAAGATACTATAAAGGAAGTTGTACCACCTAAAAAATCCTGGCTGGAAACCTTCAGAGAAAACAATCCTGATATTGAAAAATTCATCGGTGAAAACCTCATCAACAAAATCGGAATTCTGATTTTGGTTCTAGGCATCAGTTTCTTTGTGAAATATGCGATTGATAAAGATTGGATTAATGAACCAGCACGTGTCGGAATCGGTATTTTGGCTGGTGCGCTTGTGATGGGCGTGGCTCATCGATTGAGGAAAAATTACGCCGCTTTCAGTTCTGTTTTTGTAGCTGGAGCAATTAGTATTTTTTATCTCACGATTGGAATTGCGTTCCACGATTATCATCTGTTCAGCCAGACTGTGGCGTTCATTATTATGGTTGTGATTACCATTTTCAGTGTGTTCGTTTCAGTTTCTTATAACCGGAAAGAGTTGGCAGTTTTGTCTTTGATTGGCGGTTTTGCCGTTCCTTTTATGGTAAGCACGGGCGAAGGCAACTACAAAGTTCTGTTCACATATATTGCGATTCTGAATGTCGGAATGCTCTTAATCGCTTATTTTAAAAAATGGAATCTCGTTACTTTGCTGGCTTTCATTTTCAGTTGTCTGCTGTATTCTGCTTGGTTTGGAAAAGGCTTCTACGACGACAAATTACCGTATCTTGGCGCATTGTTTTTTGCTACCATATTTTACATTATTTTCAGTGTGGCAACGGTTATCAACAACCTTAGAAACAAAGGTTCTTTTACGAAACTGGAATATTTCATAATGCTCGCTAATACGTTCTTCTATTTCGGAATGGGAATCAGTATTATCGAAAATTGGAAACCGGAATTCAAAGGTTTGTTTACCGTTGTTTTGGCTTTGTACAATTTGGTTTATGCGATATTTTTATATAGAAAGTTCGGGTTGGACAAAAATGCGATTTATCTGTTGTTAGGACTGACTTTAACCTTTGTTACGTTGGCTATTCCAATCCAGTTTAGCGGTAATTATATCACTTTATTCTGGGCTGGAGAAGCCGTTTTATTGTTCTGGTTGTCTCAAAAATCGAAAATTGCAACCTTCAAATTAGGCGCAATCATCGTTCAGATTTTGATGTTCGGAAGTTTGATTATGGATTGGGAAAAATATTATTCCGGTAATTTGATGGAACTGAAACCTTTCCTCAACCGAATGTTCATCACAGGAGTTGTATCACTCGCTTCATTGATTTTCACTTATATTTTATTGAGGAAAGAGAAAGAAAAAACTGATATTTTCGGTTTTGAATTCCATCCTTCTTCTTACAGGAATATCATTTTAGGCGTCGGTATTTTGGTCGGCTATTTTACCGGAATGCTGGAAATCAGTTATCAATCTAACGAATACATCAGCAATTATTATTCGGCGTTGTCGTATTCGGTTTTGTATCATTTCCTGTTCAGTGTTGGATTGATTTATTTTGTTTTGAAACTAAAAGACAAAGGCTGGAACAGTTTCACGATTGTTTTGGCTTCCGTTAACATCATCATTTACATTGCCTATTTTTACAAGCTGACTTACAATGAAATGACGGAAAATTTTGTTCTCAATCTATCTTCCAAATCAGCCTATTTCATTCATTATATTTTATTGATTTGCCTGGCTTATTTCGGATTTGTTTTGATTAAATTCAGAAATGAAAGTTTTTTCTCCAAACTTTTGAATCATAAATCGGCATTATGGATTTTCGCATTTTGCATCGTCTATGTTTTGAGTAATGAAGTGATGATTCACGGATTGATGTTTACCAAAGACATTATTTCACCTACAGAATTAGCGAAATATCCTTTCAATAAAACGGGTTACAGCTATGAAAAAGAAATGTTCATCGATGACAAATTCGAAGCGATAAAACTTCAAATCATCAAAATCGGTTATCCGATTCTTTGGGGCGTTTTATCTTTTGTTTTTCTGATTATCGGTATCAAAAAACAAAACCAGCCATTGCGTATTATCGCTTTAGCTTTACTCGGAATCACGATTATAAAACTGTTTATTTACGATATCAAAAACGTTTCGGAAACAGGGAAAATCATCGCCTTTATTTTACTCGGCGTCTTGATTTTGATAATTTCATTTGTTTATCAAAAGATTAAAAGATTGGTCGTAGATGAAACCAAAATCCCTTCGGATAAAATTGAAAACTTGAAAGACCAAACAGAAACTAAAAACCCAAACGATGAAGAAATTAATTAG
- a CDS encoding 1-aminocyclopropane-1-carboxylate deaminase/D-cysteine desulfhydrase → MLQIPEHKISIVEIKTDFDVRIFIKREDLIHPKISGNKFWKLFFNVNQYLESKPKNPLLITFGGAFSNHIASVSAFGKQFDIPTIGIIRGNELENNWQDNPTLSQASKNAMKFFFVSREDYQNKEKLTQKFSENYPNSLIIPEGGSNKIAVEGVQYMLGNDTKDFDYLCTAVGTGGTIAGISKFADENQKVVGIKVVKDDSLENLVKQWSGRDNFELIDADENRYGKITDENIRFINWFYNEYQIPLDPIYTGKMMQKIFDLAGKSFFPKGSKILAFHTGGLQGIKGANQFLKSKGRELIAE, encoded by the coding sequence ATGCTTCAAATTCCGGAACATAAAATCTCAATTGTCGAAATCAAAACTGATTTTGATGTCCGGATTTTTATCAAAAGAGAAGACTTGATTCATCCGAAAATTTCCGGAAACAAATTCTGGAAACTCTTCTTCAATGTCAATCAATATCTGGAATCAAAACCTAAGAATCCTTTACTTATTACTTTTGGCGGTGCTTTTTCCAATCATATTGCATCAGTTTCTGCATTTGGAAAACAATTTGATATTCCCACAATTGGAATCATTAGAGGAAATGAATTAGAAAATAATTGGCAAGACAATCCAACACTTTCCCAAGCTTCTAAAAATGCAATGAAATTCTTCTTTGTATCAAGAGAAGATTATCAAAACAAAGAAAAACTAACTCAAAAATTTTCAGAGAATTACCCTAATTCATTAATTATTCCGGAAGGTGGAAGTAATAAAATCGCTGTTGAAGGTGTCCAATATATGTTGGGAAATGACACCAAAGATTTTGATTATCTTTGCACGGCAGTTGGAACTGGAGGAACAATTGCTGGGATTTCGAAGTTTGCAGATGAGAATCAGAAAGTGGTTGGAATCAAAGTTGTAAAGGATGATTCGCTGGAAAACTTAGTGAAGCAATGGAGTGGTAGAGACAATTTTGAATTGATTGATGCGGATGAAAACCGTTACGGAAAAATAACTGATGAGAATATTCGTTTTATAAATTGGTTTTATAACGAATACCAGATTCCGCTTGACCCAATCTATACAGGAAAGATGATGCAGAAGATTTTTGATTTGGCAGGGAAAAGTTTCTTTCCGAAAGGTTCAAAGATTCTGGCGTTTCATACTGGTGGATTACAGGGAATCAAAGGAGCAAATCAGTTTTTGAAAAGTAAAGGAAGGGAACTGATTGCGGAATAA
- a CDS encoding DUF2798 domain-containing protein: MKQKHFKYINTLFVVIPMTLIMAFVGLMRNYGFGQDWFLKFLKAWSVMLPVAYFAAFIIIPNARKLAEKITTK; the protein is encoded by the coding sequence ATGAAGCAAAAACACTTTAAGTATATCAACACATTATTTGTGGTGATTCCAATGACATTGATTATGGCTTTTGTAGGGCTGATGCGTAATTATGGATTTGGGCAAGATTGGTTTTTAAAATTTCTAAAAGCGTGGAGCGTTATGTTACCGGTTGCATATTTTGCGGCATTTATCATCATTCCAAATGCTCGGAAATTAGCAGAGAAAATCACTACAAAATAG
- a CDS encoding transketolase translates to MSKSIEELKSLSTQIRRDILRMVHAVNSGHPGGSLGCTEYFVALYGEVMNYKLPFTMEGKNEDLFFLSNGHISPVFYSTLARFGFFPVAELATFRKLNSRLQGHPTTHEGLPGIRVASGSLGQGLSVALGAAQGKKLDGDNSLVYTLHGDGELQEGQNWEALMYASAKKVDNIIATIDYNGRQIDGDTDDVLSLGDLRGKLEAFGWLVLEEKNGNDLEAVIGILNRAKAETGNGKPVAILLHTEMGSGVDFMVGSHAWHGKAPNDEQLATAFKQLYLEAPADY, encoded by the coding sequence ATGAGCAAATCAATAGAAGAGCTGAAAAGCCTTTCAACGCAGATCAGAAGAGATATTCTGAGAATGGTTCACGCTGTAAACAGTGGTCACCCGGGAGGATCTCTTGGTTGTACAGAATATTTCGTAGCACTTTACGGGGAAGTTATGAACTACAAATTACCTTTTACTATGGAGGGTAAGAATGAAGATTTATTTTTCCTTTCCAACGGACATATTTCTCCGGTGTTTTATAGTACACTGGCGAGATTTGGTTTTTTTCCAGTTGCAGAATTGGCAACGTTTAGAAAATTAAACTCAAGATTGCAAGGTCACCCAACGACACACGAAGGTTTACCGGGAATCAGAGTGGCTTCAGGTTCGTTAGGTCAAGGTTTGTCAGTTGCTCTAGGAGCTGCTCAGGGTAAAAAATTAGACGGAGATAATTCTTTGGTTTACACACTTCACGGTGATGGTGAGTTACAGGAAGGTCAAAACTGGGAAGCATTGATGTATGCATCTGCCAAGAAAGTGGATAACATCATCGCAACCATAGATTATAACGGAAGACAGATTGATGGAGATACAGATGATGTATTGTCTTTGGGAGATTTGAGAGGAAAATTAGAAGCTTTCGGGTGGTTGGTTCTTGAAGAGAAAAACGGGAACGATTTGGAAGCAGTTATCGGAATCTTAAACAGAGCAAAAGCAGAAACTGGAAACGGAAAACCTGTTGCGATTCTTCTTCATACAGAGATGGGAAGTGGAGTAGATTTTATGGTGGGAAGTCACGCTTGGCACGGAAAAGCGCCTAATGATGAGCAGTTGGCAACAGCTTTCAAACAATTATACTTAGAAGCACCAGCAGATTATTAA
- a CDS encoding PhoH family protein, protein MFEINYELQDINTKTFYGVQNQNFNLIKSSFPTLKITGRDNFIFAMGNRETLDVLKQKLDDISAYITKHNSIEIKQLESLLKLKDDSEKQLVFDQDIIVKGVNGKAIKAKTTNLKKLVKASEKKDMVFAIGPAGTGKTYTSVALAVKALRDKEVKRIILTRPAVEAGESLGFLPGDLKEKLDPYMQPLYDALRDMIPHEKLEGFMEKRIIEVAPLAFMRGRTLDEAFVILDEAQNTTHSQMKMFLTRMGMNAKFIITGDPSQIDLPKNQQSGLKESMTILKDVEEIGFVHLTEEDVVRHPVVKKIIMAYNNVERK, encoded by the coding sequence ATGTTCGAAATCAATTATGAACTACAAGATATCAACACCAAAACCTTTTATGGTGTTCAGAATCAAAATTTCAATCTTATAAAATCCAGTTTTCCAACGCTTAAAATCACGGGTCGTGATAATTTTATCTTTGCAATGGGAAACAGAGAAACTCTGGATGTTTTGAAGCAAAAACTCGATGATATTTCTGCTTATATTACCAAGCACAATTCTATCGAAATCAAACAATTGGAATCTCTTTTGAAATTAAAGGACGATTCTGAAAAACAATTGGTTTTTGATCAGGATATTATCGTAAAAGGTGTCAATGGAAAAGCTATCAAAGCGAAGACTACCAATCTGAAAAAGTTGGTAAAAGCATCTGAGAAAAAAGATATGGTTTTTGCCATTGGTCCTGCCGGAACCGGAAAAACCTATACAAGTGTTGCTTTGGCTGTAAAAGCACTTCGTGATAAAGAAGTTAAAAGAATCATCCTCACAAGACCTGCTGTGGAAGCTGGCGAAAGTCTTGGTTTCCTGCCTGGTGATCTAAAAGAAAAATTAGATCCATATATGCAGCCGTTGTATGATGCGCTTCGTGATATGATTCCGCATGAGAAGCTGGAAGGTTTTATGGAGAAAAGAATTATAGAAGTAGCACCTTTGGCTTTTATGAGAGGTAGAACTCTGGATGAGGCTTTTGTGATTTTGGATGAAGCTCAGAACACCACGCATTCTCAAATGAAAATGTTCTTAACCAGAATGGGAATGAATGCCAAATTCATTATCACAGGTGATCCAAGCCAAATTGATTTACCAAAAAATCAGCAGTCTGGACTTAAAGAATCTATGACTATTTTAAAAGATGTAGAAGAGATTGGTTTCGTGCATCTTACAGAGGAAGATGTGGTAAGACATCCTGTTGTGAAGAAGATTATTATGGCCTATAATAATGTAGAAAGAAAGTAA
- a CDS encoding Crp/Fnr family transcriptional regulator: MYEQLTGYINNKIKVSEDELKIILSFFKPLKLKKNEFLVSQRQTSQRTFFVGKGCLRIFFINEEGQEATRYFAFENLFATALVSFITGETSDEFIQAVEASEILYITHDDFYLLLEKVPQWEKFYRYYLENAYVNNTKRLMSFLTKDAAEKYRELLSESPFIVKRLPNKMVASYLNISQETLSRVKSRI, translated from the coding sequence ATGTACGAACAACTTACAGGTTACATCAATAACAAAATTAAAGTCAGTGAAGATGAATTAAAGATAATTCTTTCTTTTTTCAAGCCATTGAAACTGAAGAAAAATGAATTTTTAGTATCTCAGAGACAAACCAGCCAACGGACATTTTTCGTTGGCAAAGGTTGTTTGAGAATATTCTTTATCAATGAGGAAGGACAGGAAGCCACACGTTATTTTGCATTTGAAAATCTATTTGCTACAGCATTAGTGAGTTTCATCACCGGCGAAACATCAGACGAATTCATCCAAGCAGTTGAAGCTTCTGAAATTTTGTACATCACTCACGATGACTTTTATCTTCTTTTGGAAAAAGTCCCACAATGGGAAAAATTTTATCGCTATTACTTGGAAAATGCCTATGTGAACAATACTAAACGACTGATGTCATTCCTAACAAAGGACGCAGCAGAAAAGTACCGCGAACTCCTATCGGAAAGTCCATTCATAGTGAAGCGCCTGCCCAATAAAATGGTCGCTTCTTATCTCAATATTTCACAAGAAACACTAAGCCGCGTAAAATCTAGAATATGA
- a CDS encoding glucosaminidase domain-containing protein has protein sequence MKKLLAIGFVCVLGFAKAQTWKTEDQYIQKFAPYAVEEMEKYKIPASITLAQGLLETGGGQSRLALEGKNHFGIKCKEEWTGKTMKHTDDAPNECFRVYEDPKQSYEDHSIFLATRKYYTKLFDLNPKDYKAWAHGLKKAGYATNPRYAYILIDKIERYKLYEFDNTSKDEVYYAILKLYPSLNSDAVFMAQLSQEKQNDKVAPPTIKVDYTQGSYAKKQAEVSDIVDAKTRASLLKNILVKNHPNGDLKFFVMPVDANISDIAKKFGISEKRLMKYNELEDSRLAKNDIIFLEGKNSSGNKETYKAGIGETMHDISQKFGIKLKKLYSKNRMEAGEEPRAGQTIYLQSKKPRA, from the coding sequence ATGAAAAAGTTATTGGCGATTGGTTTTGTTTGTGTTTTAGGATTTGCAAAAGCACAAACCTGGAAAACGGAAGACCAATATATCCAGAAATTCGCACCATACGCGGTGGAAGAAATGGAAAAATATAAAATCCCTGCGAGCATCACACTGGCTCAGGGACTTTTGGAAACAGGTGGCGGACAAAGCCGACTGGCGCTGGAAGGGAAGAACCATTTCGGGATCAAGTGTAAAGAAGAATGGACGGGAAAAACAATGAAACATACAGACGATGCTCCAAATGAGTGTTTCCGTGTTTATGAAGATCCAAAACAGTCTTATGAAGATCATTCGATTTTTCTGGCGACGAGAAAATATTACACTAAATTGTTTGACCTTAATCCAAAAGATTATAAAGCTTGGGCTCACGGTCTTAAAAAAGCAGGCTATGCGACCAATCCGAGATATGCATACATCCTGATTGATAAAATCGAGCGATACAAATTGTATGAATTTGATAATACTTCTAAAGACGAAGTTTATTATGCGATTCTGAAATTGTATCCAAGTTTGAATAGTGATGCGGTTTTTATGGCGCAACTAAGTCAAGAAAAGCAAAATGATAAAGTTGCTCCACCAACCATAAAAGTAGATTACACACAAGGTTCTTATGCTAAAAAGCAAGCGGAAGTTTCGGATATCGTAGATGCAAAAACAAGAGCCAGTCTTCTCAAGAATATCTTGGTGAAAAATCATCCTAATGGCGATTTGAAATTCTTTGTAATGCCTGTGGATGCAAATATATCTGATATTGCCAAGAAATTCGGCATCAGTGAAAAACGTCTGATGAAATACAATGAACTGGAAGACTCCAGACTGGCAAAGAATGATATCATTTTCTTAGAAGGTAAAAATTCATCAGGAAACAAAGAAACTTACAAAGCTGGAATTGGTGAAACAATGCACGATATTTCTCAGAAATTCGGAATCAAATTGAAGAAATTGTATTCTAAAAACAGAATGGAAGCAGGCGAAGAACCGAGGGCAGGACAAACGATTTATCTGCAAAGTAAAAAACCGAGAGCTTAG
- a CDS encoding porin family protein: MKKLIFTAAIAIFGLSNAQTFGLKAGANVSSVSADESKAKFGFYAGAFVNVPIAEIFSLQPEVLYNAKGAKYEDAGDAKMNLDYISVPVMFQYNATPQFYLEAGPEFSFLISAKDKWDGESDDIKDFVKSFDLGIGLGAGYNFTSNFGANIRYVAGVTDLTKLDIENSDAIRNGVFQFGLTYKFGK, translated from the coding sequence ATGAAAAAATTAATTTTTACAGCCGCAATTGCAATCTTTGGATTGTCCAATGCACAAACTTTTGGTTTAAAGGCTGGTGCCAATGTTTCTAGCGTTTCTGCAGATGAAAGTAAAGCTAAGTTTGGATTTTATGCTGGAGCTTTTGTCAATGTTCCAATTGCAGAGATTTTCAGTCTTCAGCCAGAAGTTCTTTATAATGCTAAAGGAGCAAAATATGAAGACGCGGGAGATGCAAAAATGAATTTGGATTATATTTCTGTTCCAGTTATGTTCCAATATAACGCAACACCTCAGTTTTATTTAGAAGCTGGCCCAGAATTTAGCTTTTTGATCAGTGCAAAAGATAAATGGGATGGAGAGTCTGACGATATAAAAGATTTTGTAAAAAGTTTCGATCTGGGAATTGGTTTAGGGGCAGGGTATAACTTCACATCAAACTTCGGAGCAAATATTCGATATGTTGCTGGTGTTACTGATTTAACTAAACTTGATATAGAAAATTCTGATGCAATTAGAAACGGAGTTTTCCAATTTGGTTTAACTTACAAGTTTGGAAAATAA
- a CDS encoding transketolase family protein, with translation MKYTYTEKKDTRSGFGAGLAELADTNPNVVALCADLIGSLKMEKFIEKAPERFFQTGIAEANMMGLAAGLTINGKIPFAGTFANFATSRVYDQIRQSIAYSNKNVKIAASHAGVTLGEDGATHQVLEDIGMMKMLPGMTVINPCDYNQTKAATLAAAAHEGPVYLRFGRPVVPVFIPEDMPFEIGKGILLQEGTDVTIVATGHLVWESLLAADELEKEGISVEIINIHTIKPLDEEIILKSVEKTGKIVSAEEHNYLGGLGESVAGMLARRRPTPQEFVAVHDTFGESGTPAELMKKYQIDAEAVVKAVKRIIERTK, from the coding sequence ATGAAATATACATATACAGAAAAAAAAGATACACGTTCCGGTTTTGGAGCAGGATTGGCAGAGTTAGCTGATACTAATCCAAATGTTGTGGCACTTTGCGCTGACCTAATTGGATCGCTTAAAATGGAGAAATTCATAGAGAAAGCACCGGAAAGATTTTTCCAGACAGGTATTGCTGAGGCTAATATGATGGGCTTGGCTGCCGGTCTTACAATCAATGGGAAAATTCCTTTTGCCGGGACTTTCGCCAACTTTGCAACTTCTCGAGTTTACGACCAGATTCGTCAATCGATTGCTTATTCTAACAAGAATGTAAAAATTGCAGCTTCTCATGCTGGAGTTACTTTGGGTGAAGATGGCGCAACACATCAGGTTTTGGAAGACATCGGGATGATGAAAATGTTACCGGGAATGACGGTAATCAATCCTTGTGATTATAACCAGACAAAAGCGGCAACTTTGGCTGCTGCTGCACACGAAGGTCCTGTTTATTTGAGATTCGGACGTCCTGTAGTTCCTGTTTTTATTCCGGAGGATATGCCTTTCGAGATTGGAAAAGGAATTCTTTTACAGGAAGGAACAGATGTAACGATTGTTGCAACCGGACATTTGGTTTGGGAATCTTTGTTAGCTGCAGATGAGTTGGAAAAAGAAGGTATTTCCGTAGAGATCATCAATATCCACACCATCAAACCTTTGGATGAAGAAATCATCTTGAAGTCTGTAGAGAAAACAGGTAAAATAGTTTCTGCTGAAGAACATAATTATCTTGGTGGATTAGGCGAATCTGTTGCGGGAATGCTTGCAAGAAGAAGACCAACGCCTCAGGAATTTGTAGCGGTACACGATACTTTCGGGGAATCCGGAACACCTGCAGAATTGATGAAAAAATATCAAATCGATGCAGAAGCTGTTGTAAAAGCGGTGAAAAGAATCATTGAGAGAACAAAATAA
- the hemL gene encoding glutamate-1-semialdehyde 2,1-aminomutase — MLYQRSSALFEEAYKYIPGGVNSPVRAFKSVGGVPIFMKSAKGAYLTDEDDRTYIDYINSWGPAILGHTHPEVLEALKLQAEKGFSFGAPTELETEIAKFIVENVPNVDQIRMVSSGTEACMSAIRLARGYTEREKIIKFEGCYHGHSDSFLIQAGSGMATFGSPNSPGVTQGTAKDTLLAEYNNIEQVEDLFRNNPEQIAAIIVEPIAGNMGCILPENQFLQNLRRICDENGALLIFDEVMTGFRLAFGGAQEALGVKADLVTYGKVIGGGLPVGAFAGRNEIMNWLSPRGRVYQAGTLSGNPLAMRAGLKTLQLIKEDADFYKKLDKTTETLDFEIGKILNEKGIRHRINRKGSMMSIFFGVSSVSNFNEVNNSNIGLFNNLFHQVLEQGIYLPPSGYETWFISSAIGDAEIDKTLEAFRKFQY; from the coding sequence ATGTTATACCAAAGAAGTTCAGCGCTTTTTGAAGAAGCGTACAAATATATTCCGGGCGGTGTTAATTCACCGGTTCGTGCCTTCAAATCTGTGGGAGGTGTTCCTATTTTTATGAAATCTGCAAAAGGCGCTTACCTTACAGATGAAGATGACAGAACTTACATCGATTATATCAATTCTTGGGGACCAGCAATTCTTGGTCACACACATCCTGAAGTTTTGGAAGCTCTGAAACTACAGGCTGAAAAAGGATTTTCTTTTGGTGCACCGACGGAATTGGAAACTGAGATTGCAAAATTCATTGTAGAAAATGTGCCGAATGTTGACCAAATCAGAATGGTTTCTTCCGGAACCGAAGCTTGTATGAGTGCCATTCGTTTGGCGAGAGGTTATACTGAAAGAGAAAAGATTATTAAGTTCGAAGGTTGTTATCACGGTCATTCGGATTCATTTCTGATTCAGGCTGGAAGTGGAATGGCGACTTTTGGAAGTCCGAATTCTCCGGGCGTTACTCAAGGCACTGCAAAAGATACATTACTTGCCGAATACAATAATATCGAACAGGTTGAAGATCTTTTCAGAAATAATCCTGAACAGATTGCGGCGATTATCGTAGAACCGATTGCCGGAAATATGGGTTGTATTCTACCGGAAAATCAGTTCCTTCAAAATCTTAGAAGAATCTGTGATGAGAATGGTGCATTATTGATTTTTGATGAGGTAATGACGGGATTCCGTTTGGCTTTTGGTGGAGCGCAGGAAGCTTTGGGCGTGAAGGCAGATTTGGTAACTTACGGAAAAGTGATTGGTGGCGGTTTGCCGGTTGGTGCTTTTGCCGGAAGAAACGAAATTATGAACTGGCTTTCGCCAAGAGGACGCGTTTATCAAGCGGGAACCTTGAGTGGAAATCCTTTGGCAATGAGAGCCGGACTCAAAACTTTACAATTGATAAAAGAAGATGCAGATTTCTATAAAAAATTAGATAAAACTACCGAAACTTTAGACTTCGAAATCGGAAAAATATTGAATGAAAAAGGAATCCGACACAGAATCAACAGAAAAGGAAGTATGATGTCGATTTTCTTTGGCGTTTCTTCTGTGAGCAATTTCAATGAAGTGAATAATTCCAACATCGGGCTATTTAATAATCTGTTTCATCAAGTTCTAGAACAGGGGATTTATCTGCCGCCAAGTGGTTATGAGACCTGGTTTATTTCATCCGCAATTGGCGATGCAGAGATTGATAAAACCCTGGAAGCTTTCAGGAAGTTTCAGTATTAG
- a CDS encoding HEAT repeat domain-containing protein → MFEVGFSNPKYPGIRYKLENEIKARQDQDTIFRLLELLNSDNSLIREFSAMLLNDFCSTMIIEPVLIYLQNTNDHILVKRSAICALQKYNDVRIKEYLINEYESNQENQDNFYRSNYLETIERILKSMN, encoded by the coding sequence ATGTTTGAGGTTGGTTTTTCAAATCCTAAATATCCTGGAATAAGATACAAACTTGAAAATGAAATTAAAGCAAGACAAGATCAAGATACAATTTTTAGACTCCTCGAATTGTTAAACAGTGATAATTCGCTTATTCGTGAATTCTCTGCAATGCTGTTAAATGATTTTTGTAGTACTATGATTATTGAACCTGTATTAATATATTTACAAAATACAAATGATCATATTTTAGTGAAAAGATCTGCTATTTGTGCTTTGCAGAAATATAATGATGTGAGAATAAAAGAATATTTAATAAATGAATATGAATCAAATCAAGAAAACCAAGATAACTTCTATCGAAGTAACTACTTAGAGACAATTGAAAGGATTTTAAAAAGTATGAATTAA